CGCCATGACAGGCCCGCCAAGCGGTCGGGGCCGGGCGCGGCGAGCACTCTGCCGACGTCTTCCTGGTCAGCTGCGAGGATGCCGATCCCGAATCGGGCCGTCCGGCGGATGTCCGGCCACGTCGTGGACCGCTCCCCCACGCAGAACCCGACCAGCGCCGGCCGCAGCGAGACGGAGAAGAACGAGCCGACCAGCAGCGCGCGTGGACCCCGGTCGGTGGCCGCGGTGACCCCGACCACGCCGGTCGGATAGGCGCGCATCAACTCGCGGAACCGGCCCGCCGACACCGTGGATCCCGACCGTTCAGCCATCGCCGTGCCGGGCGCAGTCGGTGCAGACTCCGAACAGCTCGAGCATGTAATTGACGTCGGTGAATCCGTGTTCGTCGGCGACCTGACCGATCCACTCCTGGGTGGGGGGTCCGGCCACCTCGACGGTACGGGCGCACAGCCGGCAGACCAGGTGATGGTGCTCGGTCTGGCTACACCGGCGGTACAGCTGTTCTCCGCCAGCGCCGTGCATCACGTCCACCTGGCCGGCGTTCGCGAACACCTGCAGGGTCCGGTAGACGGTCGTCAGGCCGACGGTCGAACCCTGTGCGCGCAGCTCGGCGTAGAGCTGCTGGGCGCTGCGGAACTCGGCGGTCGCGTCGAGCAGTTTGAGGATCTCGTTGCGCTGGCGGGTGGATCGGCCGGCCTCCGCAGGCGGCTGCTTCATGCCGCCACCCCCTTGTCCATAACGATTCCCATTATCATAATGGCAGTGAGGAGGGTGAGTGTCGATGTGGGGGCCGGTCACCCGTGCCACCGGTGACCGACCCCCACATCGCCCGGCTCTCGCGATCAGTCGCCGCCGTCCGGTCGCCGCCCTTCGACCCTCGCCGGTGCCCGCCCGGCGGAGCTGTCACGCCTATCTCGACCGGCGGGAACCGTCGCCAACGCCACCGCGGCTCCGACGGCCGCCGCCCCGGCGGCCGCCCAGGCGACCGTGGTCAGGCCATCGACGAACGCGAACCGAGCCAACGTCTCCACCTCGGGCGGCAGGTCGGTGAACCGGCCGGCAGCCGTCAGATCCCGTACCTCCGAGGCCGTCGGCCCCGCCACCCCCGCCGCCCGTACCGCCTCGTCGGACAGCCCGGCGCCGACCCGACCGGCGAGCACCGCACCGAAGACGGCGGCGCCGACCGCCGTGCCGAGTGGGAAGAACGCGTTCGCCGTACCGCTGGCCATCCCGGCCTGCTGCGGCGGCACCACCGACACCGAGATGCCCATCAGCGGCGCGAACAGCAGTCCCATGCCGGCACCGATCAGCACCAGACCCGGCAACGCGACCAGCCAGGTCGAGTCGGCACCGACCCGGGCGACGAGCAGGTAGCCCACGCAGATGCCGACGAAACCGGTGACGACGACCGCGCGGGTGCCGTACCGGTGCTGCAGCCGCGCCACCACGAGGCTGCCGGCCACGATCGCCGCCGACAACGCGGACAGTTGCAGCCCGGCCTGCAGTGGCGAGTAACCGAGCATGCCCTGCAACCACAGCACCAGGTACGGCATCGTGCCGAACCCGACCGCACGGGTCAGGAAGCTCAGCACGCTCACCCCGGTGAAGGCCCTGATCCGGAACAGCGGCAGCTGCAGCATCGGATCATCGACCCGCCGCTCGACCACGACGAACAGGACCAGGGTGAGCACCGTGACACCGGCGGCGACCAGCGTGACCGGTCGTGTCCAGCCCTCGTCGGCCCCGGAGATGACGGCGAGGTTGACCGCGCCGAGCAGCAGCACCCCGATGACGGCCCCGGCGAGATCGAGCCGACGGCCCGGCTGCCGGCCGGAAGCCGGCAGCCAGCGCAGCGCGCCGAACAGCACGAACGCGCCGGGCAGCAGGTTCACCAGGAAAATGGACCGCCAGCCGAGACTCGACACCAACACGCCGCCCACCAGTGGCGCGATCGCCGCGGAAACGGCGGCGGTCGCGCTGAACACTCCCATCGCGGCGTTACGCCGGTCCCCCGGATAGGCGGCCGCCAGCAACGGCAAAGCGGGAGCGAAGATGAGCGCACCGCCGATGCCCTGCACCGCCCGGCCGGCGATCAACACCCCCGGGTCCGGGGCGACACCGCACAGCAGCGAACCGACGGTGAACAGCACCACCCCGGTGACGAAGATCCGCCGCCGGCCGAGCCGGTCCGACACCGACCCGCCGACGAGCAGCAACGCGGCGAACAGCAACGGGTACGCGTTGACCGTCCACTGCAGTTGCGGCAGGGTGGCGGACAGATCGGCGGCGATCGCCGCGAGCGCCACGTTGACGATGGTGATGTCCATCGTGGTGATGGCGGCCGCGACGCTGACGGTGACCAGGGTACGGCGAGCGGCCGCATCCGACTCATGCCGTGGCAAGGACGACCACCTCCGGGGCTCCGGCGCCGGTGACGGCGGCGGCGGGCCGGCTGACCAATCCGGACTCCCGGGCGAGCTGGTCGCCGTCGAGGGTGTGCCAGTCGTAGCTGTCGCTCACCTCACGCACCAACCGTCCGGCGCGGTACACCCGCCAGGTGGTGGTGAACCGCATCAGGTCGCCGCCGGCCGGACTACCGGCGACCCACCATTCGTAGTCGTGCCGGCCGATCGAGTCACGGATCGACAGCGCTGGCGGGATCTCGCGGGGCCGCCGTACTCCCATCAGTTCGACCACCACCACACCGCCGGGGGCGAGTCGGCTCCGCAGCCGCCGCCACAGCCGTACCCGGGCGGGTTCGTCGAGGTGGCCGGCGACGCCGAACACCACGGCGGCGCAGATGGTCGCCGGCAGCGGCAGGTCCGGTGCCGCGGCGTCGACCACGGTGACCCGTTCGCGAAGGGTGTCGTCGGCCGCGACCCGGCTGGTCAGTACCGCCCGCATCGCGGTGGACGGCTCGATCGCCGTGATCCGCGCACTCGGCAGGGCCGTGGCGATGATCTCGGTGACCCGGCCGGTGCCGGCACCGATCTCGACGACCGGGCCGGCTGTCGGGTCGACACCGGCGAGTGCGGCGGCCAACGCCGGTCCGCTGCTGGCCGCCTGCCGGGCGGCGACCATCTCGTAGAACTCGGCCACCGGGGAGTAATAGTCACGCACCGGATCTCCTCCGATCGGACGGTTGGGCGTGAACGGTCGAAACAGGCGTACCGGTCACGGCATGCTGGGCCAGGCAGCAGGAGTACGGGTCAGCACCGGATCGAGCTTGCCGAGGATGGCGGAGACGACGGCGCGTCGCTGCGGCACCAGATAGAAGTGGTCACCGGGGAACGTGCGCACGTCGAGCCGGCCACGGGTCAGCCGACCCCAGCCGGCCGCCTGCCGGTCGTCGAGCTCCGGGTCGTCCTCGCCTCGTAGCACCATGATCGGGCAGTCCAGCGGCACCGCCGGTGCCGGCCGGTACGTCTCGATGAGCCGGTAGTCGTTGCGGACGTAGTCCAGCACCGCCCGGCGCAGCTCCGGATCAGCCAGCACCTCGTCGTCGGTGCCGCCGAGCCGGTTCAGTTCCGCGCAGAGACCGTCGTCGTCGCGGCGGTGCACCTCGCCACCGACCACGTCGCCCGGCGCGGGGCGGCCGGAGACGAACAGCCACTGTGGCTGGCCGACGCCGAGGCCACGTAGCCGCTGGACCGTCTCGTAGGCCACCGCCGTACCCATGCTGTGACCGAAGACCAGGTAGGGCCGGTCAGCGAGGCGCGCCACGGCGTCGGCGACCGGCGCGGTCAGCGCGCTCATGTCGTCGACGAGCGGATCGGCGAACCGGTCCTCCCGTCCCGGGTACTGCACGCAGACCAGCTCGACCGATGGTGGCAACAGCGCGTCCCAGGCACGAAAGCTACCGGCACCGCCGCCCGCGTGCGCGAAACAGACCAGCCGTACGGCGGCCGCCGGACGCCGCTGGTAGCAGCGCAGCCACGGGCCGAGTGTCGCGGTGTTCACCAGGTCACCTGCATCGCCTCGATGCCGAACGTCGCCGCGTCGTTCTTGTACTCGAGATCGTCGAACGCACCGGCCAGCCGCAGATCCGGGATCCGCCGGATCAGGGTGCCGATCGCGATCTCCAACTCCAGCCGGGCCAGGTTCTGGCCGATGCACTGGTGCACCCCGTAGCCGAAGGCGACGTGGTGCCGGTTGACCCGGTCGAGGTCCAGCCGCTGCGGGTCCGGGAACACCTCCGGGTCGTGGTCGGCGGCGGCGAGCAGGGCGATGATGCCGTCGCCTTCCCGGATCCGCGTTCCGTCGAGGTCGATGTCGGCGGCGGCGACGCGCAGCGGGATCGAATCGGCCACGGACAGGATGCGCAGCAGTTCCTCGACGGCCGCCGGCATCAGCTCGGGCTCGGCGCGGAGCCGGGCCAACTTCTCCGGGTGGCGCAGCAACAGCAGTGTGCCGAGCGCGATCATGCTGGTGGTGGTCTCCCGGCCGGCGACAATGGTGATGCCGATCGCGGAGAGCAGTTCGTGCCGGGTGACCACGCCGGCCCGCAGGTGGTTGACGACCAGCTTGGACAGCAGGTCGTCGCCGGGTGCCTGTTCCCGGGCGGTGATCAGCCCGTCCAGCATCCGGAACAGGCTGGCGAGGGCGGCACCGACCTCCTCGGCGCTGCTGGTGCGTCCACCGGAGATGCGGGTGACGTCGCGGAAGAACTCGATGTCGTCGGTGGGCGCGCCGAACAGGCCCAGAACGGTCGTCGTGGAGACCGCGTTGGCGAACGCGGTGACGAGATCCACCGGCGGACCACTGTCCAGCATGGCGTCGATGAGGTCGTCGACGGTGCGCTGGATCGCCGGCCGCATGTCCCGGATCCGCTTGACGGTGAACTCGGCTTGGAGCATGCGCCGGAAGCGGGTGTGTTCCGGCGGGTCGGTGCGGATGAACGGCCGCGACTTGGCACCGGCCTCCTGCTCGCCGATTCCCATCGCCGGGAAGTTCGGATGCCGGATGTCGGCGCTGACCCGGGGATCGGCCAGCAGCGCCCGGACGTCGGCGTAGCGGGTGACGATCCAGGGCTGTTTGCCGGTGGGCAGCGTCACCCGTGACACGGGTTCGGCGGCGCGTAGTTCGGCGTAGCGCTCCGGTGGGGCGAAGGGGCACTCCCTCGGCACCGGGAACGCCGGCGGCGTCTGCGTTCCGGGCGTCTGCGTTCCGGTGGGAAGTGTCTCGGTCATCGGGGCGTTCCTTCCTGGTCGGTCGTGGTCCGGGGCGTCGGCACGAGTACGCCGATCGGCGGCCCACCGGTGCCGGCCTGCGCAATGTCGTGCAGCGGCATTCCGGACTCGGCGGCGATGCCGGCAAGAGTGAGGGTGTACCAGTGGTAGTGGTCGGCGACCTCGCGTACCGGCGTACCGTCCTCGGCCGACACCCGCCACGTCGTGTGCAACCGCATCCGGTCCGGGCCGTCGGGTTCACCGGAGAACCACCATTCGTAGCGCTGCCCGCCGACGTCGACGCGGGACAGCCGGGTGGGGTCGAGTACGAGCGGCCGGTCGATGGCCATCAGTTCGACGACGATCCGGCCGCCGGGGGTCAACCGTTCGGCGAGGCGCCGCCAGAGGCGTACCCGGTCGGGCTGGTCGAGATGCCCGGCCACCCCGCAGACGACGGCGCCGCTGATGGTGTCGGGCAGGTCGATGTCCGGGGCGGGTTCGGCGCAGACGGTGACCCGGCGACGCAGGTCGGGGTCCCGGTAGATCCGGCTGGTCAGCACGGCGCGCATGCCGATGGCCGGTTCGTGGGCGACGATCTCCAGGTCCGGAAAGGCCCGGGCGAGGGCGACGGTGACCAGGCCGGTCCCGGCACCGATCTCGACGACCGGGCCGGCGGCGGCGTCGATGCCGGTCAGCGCCGCGACGACGGCGGGAGCGCTGCCGGTCGCGACGTGCGCGGCGGCGGCGAGATCGAAGAACTCGGCGGTCGGCGAGTACGGCTCGACCGCGTCGACGACCACGTCGATCCCGGCGGCCCCGACGCCATCGCCACCGTCGGTGGGCTCGGCGAGCTTCCCGGTGGGCTCCGCGATCCCGTTGGTGGACTCCGCGATCCCGTTGGTGGGCTCCGCGATCCCGTTGGTGGGCTCGACGAGATCGGCGAGGGTGACGCGCGACGGTGACGCCGGTCGTACCACGTCCGGCGGGCCGAGCCGGGCCGCCAGTTGCGACCAGATCCGGCAGGCGGTGATGTCGTACTGGGCCGCCCGCAGCGGATCGCCATTACGACGCACGGCGTCCGCGAATCCCCGTAGCGCGCGCCGTACCGCCTGCGGCCAGAGCCGGTCGAAGATGTCACGCTGGGTGCCGGCGGCGGTGCCCGGCAGCGGCACGCTGCCCGGCTGGTCGAGCTGCCCGCCGGTGAAGACCAGCCGACCGTCGGCGTCCCGGTCGGCGTGCAGCGTCGGTGTCCACAGCACCGGTCCGTGGGTGTCGGCCAGGGTCAGCGCACCGGCCCGCGTGCCGAGGATGATCCGGTGCCAGAACAGGGCGTGGTTGTCCCGGTCGGCCGGGTCGAGCTCGTGGTGCACCCGCAAGGTCAGCGGCACACCGCCGACCTCACCGGTGACCGACCGCAAAGGTCCACTGGCGACCGCCTCGTCCACGCGCCAGGGACGCAGGCCGCCGAGTGCGGCACCCAGCACGTCCACGAACGGATGCAGTACGTGCACCGGGCTCGCGGCGTCGACGAACACCAGCTTCTCGCGGGCGCGGAGCCGGGCCGCGGCCGCGAGGAACCGACGGACCGGTTCGACGTGCCGGTAGTGGGCGTTGACCCGGTACTGCACGCCATGGCGGCGCGCGATCCGCAGGCAGTCGACGAGTTCGTCGTGGTGCACCGGGTGCTCCTGCAGCACGTGCACGCCCCGGGCCAGCAACGCCCGGGCGAGGTCGGTGCCCGCTCCGCCGGAGATGGTGGAGCCGACCACGACGCAGGCGATGTCGACCTTGTCGGCGTCTACCGTGTCCAGGCTGTCGTGGTGGGGCACCCCGTACTCGTCGGCCAGTGCCCGGGACGCGGTCCCGCCCCGGCTGAGCACACCGGCGAGAACCAGGTCGGGTGCGAGGTCGGCGACCGCGCGCAGGTAGAACCGGCCGAAGTTGGTGCCGCAGACCAGCACCCGCAGCGGCGTGCTCACAGCGTGCCCTCCTCGGTGTCGTCGGCGGTGTCGCCGTCGACCAGCCGCACCGCGAGCGACTCCCCCGACGCGCGCAACGCGGTGACCGTGGCCGCCGGATCCAGCACGTCGGCGGCGAAGTGCACCCCGGGTGCGACGTCGCCGCCGAACACCGCCACGGCGGCCAACGCACCGACCAGCCCGGTGAGGCGGTAACTGCTGTCGACCCGCAGCACCGCGGTCCGTTCGACGGGGACGCCGCCGCGCGTACCACCCATCGTGAAGACCATCTGGTAGTAAGGGCTGCGACCGGCGAGGTCCAGATCGGCGGCGCGGATCATCCGCCGGCCGAGCGCCGCCTCGTCGGCCCCGACGCTGGCGGCGGCCGGCAGGGCGGCCAGCAACGTCCGCACCTGCGGTCCCGGGTAGACGTTGAGCCAGTCGACGTCGCGCAGCCGCAGCGTACGGGCCAGTCGACGGGTCTCGGCGCTGAGGAACGGTTGCACCGCGACGGACCCGGCGAACTGCGGCACGGTCGCGTCCTCGGCCGGACGCAGCGCCCGGGACCGTACCGCCCCGCCCCGCCAGGCGGCGTTGGCCTCGCCGTACGCCGCTCCGGCCGCGCCACCGGAGCGCAGCGACAGCATCATGTCGACGGCGACCACCGGGGAGCAGTGCTCGACGCCACCCACCCAGGCGGTCAGCGTGTGAACGTCATCGAACTCGGTGGCGGCGAGCCAGCGCGGCAGCAGGCTGGACAGGCCGGGCAGGGTGCCTGCGGACAGCACCACCGTACGGCCGCTGTCGGGGACACCGGCACCGGTCAGTGCCTCGTGGACCGGGTCGTCACCGGCCACGTCGACACAGTGCGCGCCGGCGGCCAGCGCCGCCGCCGCGACCGTCTCCTTCAGCTCGTACGTCGGCCCGGCACAGTTGACCACCAGCGAGGTGCCGGCGCAGAAACCGGCCAGGGCGGCCGGATCCCGCACGTCGACCTGGACCGTCTCGACGGCGGCGCCGGGCAGACCGGCGGCGACGCGCCGCAGTGGATCGCCGCTGCGGGCGCCGAGGCGCAGCGGCCCGACGCCGAGGCGGTGCAGGTGCGCGACGGCACCCTGACCGACCGAACCGGAGGCGCCGAGTACGCCGATCATCGGGTCACCGCCCCGTCGGTGATCTCGCTGAGCAGTTTGACGACGCCCGGGGCGTGCGCCACGTCGATGCAGCTGAAGTGGTCGCCGGGTACGTCGACGATGCGCAGGTCGCCCAGGCACAGCTCGGCCCAGTGCTGGGTGACCGCGTCCCGGCTGCCCGGGAACGGATAGGCACCGCTGTGCCGCAGGAAGGTGATGTCGCCGGCGTACGGCTCCGGTTCGTAG
The sequence above is a segment of the Solwaraspora sp. WMMD406 genome. Coding sequences within it:
- a CDS encoding flavin reductase family protein; its protein translation is MAERSGSTVSAGRFRELMRAYPTGVVGVTAATDRGPRALLVGSFFSVSLRPALVGFCVGERSTTWPDIRRTARFGIGILAADQEDVGRVLAAPGPDRLAGLSWRPSGTGVPVLSGVLAQLECQRVAEHPAGDHTIIVADVLSADCLRDHPPLVFFSRTFHTVSDPAALTGEASTRRTL
- a CDS encoding transcriptional repressor encodes the protein MKQPPAEAGRSTRQRNEILKLLDATAEFRSAQQLYAELRAQGSTVGLTTVYRTLQVFANAGQVDVMHGAGGEQLYRRCSQTEHHHLVCRLCARTVEVAGPPTQEWIGQVADEHGFTDVNYMLELFGVCTDCARHGDG
- a CDS encoding MFS transporter; the protein is MPRHESDAAARRTLVTVSVAAAITTMDITIVNVALAAIAADLSATLPQLQWTVNAYPLLFAALLLVGGSVSDRLGRRRIFVTGVVLFTVGSLLCGVAPDPGVLIAGRAVQGIGGALIFAPALPLLAAAYPGDRRNAAMGVFSATAAVSAAIAPLVGGVLVSSLGWRSIFLVNLLPGAFVLFGALRWLPASGRQPGRRLDLAGAVIGVLLLGAVNLAVISGADEGWTRPVTLVAAGVTVLTLVLFVVVERRVDDPMLQLPLFRIRAFTGVSVLSFLTRAVGFGTMPYLVLWLQGMLGYSPLQAGLQLSALSAAIVAGSLVVARLQHRYGTRAVVVTGFVGICVGYLLVARVGADSTWLVALPGLVLIGAGMGLLFAPLMGISVSVVPPQQAGMASGTANAFFPLGTAVGAAVFGAVLAGRVGAGLSDEAVRAAGVAGPTASEVRDLTAAGRFTDLPPEVETLARFAFVDGLTTVAWAAAGAAAVGAAVALATVPAGRDRRDSSAGRAPARVEGRRPDGGD
- a CDS encoding class I SAM-dependent methyltransferase; amino-acid sequence: MRDYYSPVAEFYEMVAARQAASSGPALAAALAGVDPTAGPVVEIGAGTGRVTEIIATALPSARITAIEPSTAMRAVLTSRVAADDTLRERVTVVDAAAPDLPLPATICAAVVFGVAGHLDEPARVRLWRRLRSRLAPGGVVVVELMGVRRPREIPPALSIRDSIGRHDYEWWVAGSPAGGDLMRFTTTWRVYRAGRLVREVSDSYDWHTLDGDQLARESGLVSRPAAAVTGAGAPEVVVLATA
- a CDS encoding alpha/beta fold hydrolase; protein product: MNTATLGPWLRCYQRRPAAAVRLVCFAHAGGGAGSFRAWDALLPPSVELVCVQYPGREDRFADPLVDDMSALTAPVADAVARLADRPYLVFGHSMGTAVAYETVQRLRGLGVGQPQWLFVSGRPAPGDVVGGEVHRRDDDGLCAELNRLGGTDDEVLADPELRRAVLDYVRNDYRLIETYRPAPAVPLDCPIMVLRGEDDPELDDRQAAGWGRLTRGRLDVRTFPGDHFYLVPQRRAVVSAILGKLDPVLTRTPAAWPSMP
- a CDS encoding cytochrome P450 yields the protein MTETLPTGTQTPGTQTPPAFPVPRECPFAPPERYAELRAAEPVSRVTLPTGKQPWIVTRYADVRALLADPRVSADIRHPNFPAMGIGEQEAGAKSRPFIRTDPPEHTRFRRMLQAEFTVKRIRDMRPAIQRTVDDLIDAMLDSGPPVDLVTAFANAVSTTTVLGLFGAPTDDIEFFRDVTRISGGRTSSAEEVGAALASLFRMLDGLITAREQAPGDDLLSKLVVNHLRAGVVTRHELLSAIGITIVAGRETTTSMIALGTLLLLRHPEKLARLRAEPELMPAAVEELLRILSVADSIPLRVAAADIDLDGTRIREGDGIIALLAAADHDPEVFPDPQRLDLDRVNRHHVAFGYGVHQCIGQNLARLELEIAIGTLIRRIPDLRLAGAFDDLEYKNDAATFGIEAMQVTW
- a CDS encoding Gfo/Idh/MocA family oxidoreductase produces the protein MSTPLRVLVCGTNFGRFYLRAVADLAPDLVLAGVLSRGGTASRALADEYGVPHHDSLDTVDADKVDIACVVVGSTISGGAGTDLARALLARGVHVLQEHPVHHDELVDCLRIARRHGVQYRVNAHYRHVEPVRRFLAAAARLRAREKLVFVDAASPVHVLHPFVDVLGAALGGLRPWRVDEAVASGPLRSVTGEVGGVPLTLRVHHELDPADRDNHALFWHRIILGTRAGALTLADTHGPVLWTPTLHADRDADGRLVFTGGQLDQPGSVPLPGTAAGTQRDIFDRLWPQAVRRALRGFADAVRRNGDPLRAAQYDITACRIWSQLAARLGPPDVVRPASPSRVTLADLVEPTNGIAEPTNGIAESTNGIAEPTGKLAEPTDGGDGVGAAGIDVVVDAVEPYSPTAEFFDLAAAAHVATGSAPAVVAALTGIDAAAGPVVEIGAGTGLVTVALARAFPDLEIVAHEPAIGMRAVLTSRIYRDPDLRRRVTVCAEPAPDIDLPDTISGAVVCGVAGHLDQPDRVRLWRRLAERLTPGGRIVVELMAIDRPLVLDPTRLSRVDVGGQRYEWWFSGEPDGPDRMRLHTTWRVSAEDGTPVREVADHYHWYTLTLAGIAAESGMPLHDIAQAGTGGPPIGVLVPTPRTTTDQEGTPR
- a CDS encoding saccharopine dehydrogenase NADP-binding domain-containing protein, with protein sequence MIGVLGASGSVGQGAVAHLHRLGVGPLRLGARSGDPLRRVAAGLPGAAVETVQVDVRDPAALAGFCAGTSLVVNCAGPTYELKETVAAAALAAGAHCVDVAGDDPVHEALTGAGVPDSGRTVVLSAGTLPGLSSLLPRWLAATEFDDVHTLTAWVGGVEHCSPVVAVDMMLSLRSGGAAGAAYGEANAAWRGGAVRSRALRPAEDATVPQFAGSVAVQPFLSAETRRLARTLRLRDVDWLNVYPGPQVRTLLAALPAAASVGADEAALGRRMIRAADLDLAGRSPYYQMVFTMGGTRGGVPVERTAVLRVDSSYRLTGLVGALAAVAVFGGDVAPGVHFAADVLDPAATVTALRASGESLAVRLVDGDTADDTEEGTL